The stretch of DNA CTGCGCGCCGACAGGAAGTCGCGCGACAGCGCCAGCATCCGCTCGGTGTTGTCGAGCGCCACCTCGACGAGCTCGCGGGCCTCGTCGCCGAGGTCGGGCTCCGCGAGCGCCAGCTCGAGGTAGCCGAGCGCGGCGGTGAGGGGCGTCTTGATCTCGTGGGAGACGGCGGCGACGGCGTCGTCGCGGGCCTGGGCGTCGGCGAGCTCCTTGCTGACGTCGCGGGCCACGAACACGTAGCGGTCCGAGCGTGGACCGGTGACGCGGCGGATGCTGACGCTCAGCGGCACCTGGGCAGGCCCGGGCGGTCCCAGCCGGACCAGCAGCCCCTCGACGTCCTGGCCCGAGCGGACGAGCGCCAGCGGCTTCTCGCTCGCGGCGAGCGGCGTGGTGCCGTCGGCCCGGTACAGCGGGGCGTGCAGCACGGCCTCCGTCGCGTCGGGCGCGCCGACGCGACGCGCGAGGGCCTCGGCGGCCCGGTTGGCCGTCACCGCCCCGTCCGCGTCCAGCGTGACGACGGCGAAGTCGACGACGTCGAGGACCTCCGCGAGGGTGCGCTCCTGCGTGCGGGCGGAGTCGAGCGCGGAGCCGACGAGCCGGGTCTGGGACTCCAGCAGGCGTCGCTGCGAGCGGTTCCGCGCCGTCCAGCGCGAGCCCGCCCACGACGTCAGCGCGAACAGCAGGGCGAGGTTCAGGAGGGTGGTCACGGCCGTGGTCCACGACTGCTCGCCGGTCAGGTCACGCACGGTCACCACGACGACGACCGCTGCGAGCGCCGTGCCCAGCACGCAGGCCCGTGAGAGCGCGGGGAGCTGGATCGACGTCCACGCGACGGGCAGGACGGCGAGCACGGCGAACCCGGCACCGGGGGTGGCGTAGTAGAGCAGGCCGCACACGACCACGTCGAGCACGGCGATGAGGGTGGCCGCCACCACGGTCGAGCCGGCGCGGTCGATGCCGAGCGACCCGAGCATGGCGGTCAGGAGGGCCGTGACGCCTGCGACCACCACCCCGGCGGTGAAGGAGCCCTCGTGCACCGGCAGCGACGTCACGAGGGCGGAGACGACCGGCAGCGCGAGCCCGGTGAGGAACAGGAACTGCGCCGCGAACACCTCGCTCGGGACCACCGTGCTGCGGGTGCGGGGCACGCCGTCGCCCGGGGTCGCGGGGATCTCCCCGGGACCGCCCGGGGAAGTCGGCGTCCGCATGAGCCGACCCTAGCAATCCGGCACCCTCGACGGTGGCCGATTTCGCTGGCGGCGGAGGGCTCCTGTACGCTGACGCAGTTGCCTCGGCGAGGGTCGGCAGGTCCGACCGTGATCGACAGGGCGCTCCGCGGAGTGTCGTGTCCGACCTGCTGGGGCGACGTCCGGCCGAGTCCACGGCCGCCCCACATCGTTCGCCCGCACCACACCTCCAGGAGTTCCCTCGTGGCCGAGATCACCATCCCCGCCGAGCCCCGTACCGAGTTCGGCAAGGGCGCTGCCCGCCGCATCCGTCGCGCCGACCAGGTCCCCGCCGTCCTGTACGGCCACGGCACCGACCCCGTGCACGTCACGCTGCCGGGCCACGCGCTCATGCTCGCCCTCAAGAACAGCAACGCGCTGCTCTCCATCGAGGTCGGCTCCGAGTCGCACCTGGCCATCCCCAAGCAGGTCCAGCGCGACCCGCTGAAGGGCTTCATCGAGCACGCCGACCTCCTCATCGTCAAGCGTGGCGAGAAGGTCGTCGTCGACGTCGCGATCCAGCTCGAGGGCGACGCGCAGCCCGAGACGCTGGTCGTCCTCGAGAACGCCACCGTGTCGCTCGAGGTCGAGGCCACCCACATCCCCGAGGCCGTCGAGGTCTCGATCGAGGGTCTCGAGGTCGGCGCCCAGGTGCTCGCCTCCGACCTGTCCCTGCCCTCCGGCGCCGCGCTCGCGGTCGAGGAGGACCTGCTGGTCGTCAACGTCACCGCCGCCCCGACGGCCGCCGACATCGAGGCCGAGCTCGAGGAGGCCGAGGCCGAGGCCGGCATCGAGCGTGACGAGCCCGAGGACGCCGAGGGCGAGAGCACCGAGGGCGAGTCCGAGGCTGACGCCGAGGGCGACACCGAGTCGTGACCTGGCTGGTCGTGGGGCTCGGGAACCCGGGCCCCACGTACGCCGCCACCCGGCACAACGTCGGGTACATGGTCGCCGACGTGCTCGCGGACCGCATGGGCGGGCGCTTCAAGGCGCACGCCTCCGGCCGCGCCGAGGTCGTCGAGGGCCGGCTCGCGGGTGAGCGCGCCGTCCTCGGCCGTCCGCGCTCGTACATGAACGAGAGCGGCGGTCCGGTCTCGACGCTCATGAAGTACTTCGACGTCGACGCCGAGCACCTCGTGGTCGTCCACGACGAGCTCGACATCGACTTCGGCGCCCTGCGGCTGAAGCTCGGCGGCGGCGACAACGGTCACAACGGACTGAAGTCGATCCGCCAGTCGATCGGCACCGGCGACTTCCACCGGGTGCGCGTCGGCATCGGCCGGCCCCCCGGACGCCAGAGCGTGCACGACTTCGTGCTGAAGCCGTACTCCTCGACCGAGCGCAAGGACCTCCCCGTGTACCTGGAGGAGGCCGCCGACGCGATCGAGAGCCTCGTCACCCGCGGACTATCCGAGACGCAGAGCGCGTTCAACCGGTAGATGGACCTCCACGCCCTCCTCTCGCCCCACCTGAACGGCCCTCTGGCCGAGGCGCTCGCCGAGCGTCCGCGCACCCTCTCGGTGCAGGGCCCCGCCGCGGTGCAGCCGTTCGTGACCCGCGCGCTGGCCGACGCCTCCACCGTGCTGGCCGTCACCTCCACCGCGCGCGAGGCCGACGAGCTCGCGGCCGACGTCGCCGTGCTGCTCGGCGACGAGGCCGTCGCCGTCTACCCCGCGTGGGAGACGTTGCCGCACGAGCGGCTGTCCCCGCGCTCGGACACGGTCGGTCGTCGCCTGGCGGTCCTGCGCCGTCTCGTGCACCCGGGACCGGGCGCGCCGCCGGTGCGGGTCGTGGTGGCGCCGGTGCGCTCGGTGCTGCAGCCGCAGGTCAGGGGCCTGGCCGACCTGCGCCCCGTCGAGCTGGTGGTCGGCCAGCAGGCGCCGCTCGACGACGTCGTCCGCGACCTCGCCGCCGCTGCCTACGTGCGGGTCGACCTGGTGGAGCGTCGGGGCGAGTTCGCGGTGCGCGGCGGCATCGTCGACGTCTTCCCCCCGACCGAGGCGCACCCCGTGCGAGTCGACTTCTGGGGCGACGAGGTGGAGGAGATCCGCTCGTTCTCCGTCGCGGACCAGCGCACGACCGATCCCGTCGAGCGGCTGTGGGCGCCTCCGTGCCGCGAGCTGCTCCTGACCGACGAGGTCCGTCAGCGCGCCAAGGCGCTCGCCGTCGAGCACCCGTCGCTCGGCGAGCTGTTCGGCAAGCTGGCCGAGGGGCACGCCGTCGAGGGCATGGAGTCGCTCTCGCCGATCCTGGTCGAGGAGATGGAGCTCCTCGTCGAGCTGCTCCCCGACGACGCGGTCGTCGTCGTCCACGAGCCGGAGAAGGTCAAGGCGCGCGCCGCCGACCTCAACGCGACGAACGAGGAGTTCCTGCAGGCGTCGTGGGCGGCAG from Aeromicrobium erythreum encodes:
- the pth gene encoding aminoacyl-tRNA hydrolase, translated to MTWLVVGLGNPGPTYAATRHNVGYMVADVLADRMGGRFKAHASGRAEVVEGRLAGERAVLGRPRSYMNESGGPVSTLMKYFDVDAEHLVVVHDELDIDFGALRLKLGGGDNGHNGLKSIRQSIGTGDFHRVRVGIGRPPGRQSVHDFVLKPYSSTERKDLPVYLEEAADAIESLVTRGLSETQSAFNR
- a CDS encoding sensor histidine kinase, which codes for MRTPTSPGGPGEIPATPGDGVPRTRSTVVPSEVFAAQFLFLTGLALPVVSALVTSLPVHEGSFTAGVVVAGVTALLTAMLGSLGIDRAGSTVVAATLIAVLDVVVCGLLYYATPGAGFAVLAVLPVAWTSIQLPALSRACVLGTALAAVVVVVTVRDLTGEQSWTTAVTTLLNLALLFALTSWAGSRWTARNRSQRRLLESQTRLVGSALDSARTQERTLAEVLDVVDFAVVTLDADGAVTANRAAEALARRVGAPDATEAVLHAPLYRADGTTPLAASEKPLALVRSGQDVEGLLVRLGPPGPAQVPLSVSIRRVTGPRSDRYVFVARDVSKELADAQARDDAVAAVSHEIKTPLTAALGYLELALAEPDLGDEARELVEVALDNTERMLALSRDFLSARSRTPGVPLQLLMEPCRPSELARSAVEGVRPLATERLITVRLDTRTESTIPADPLRLRQVLDNLLTNAVKYNRYDGTIDVVVQDAHRADEALDLPVEHDIASEGAVAVPGVEIVVRDTGRGMTEDELASLFTRFYRTDRARSSGVQGTGLGLSITQDIVRAHGGSVDITSRLEEGTTVTVWLPAAADESVARDVA
- a CDS encoding 50S ribosomal protein L25/general stress protein Ctc yields the protein MAEITIPAEPRTEFGKGAARRIRRADQVPAVLYGHGTDPVHVTLPGHALMLALKNSNALLSIEVGSESHLAIPKQVQRDPLKGFIEHADLLIVKRGEKVVVDVAIQLEGDAQPETLVVLENATVSLEVEATHIPEAVEVSIEGLEVGAQVLASDLSLPSGAALAVEEDLLVVNVTAAPTAADIEAELEEAEAEAGIERDEPEDAEGESTEGESEADAEGDTES